A window of Atribacterota bacterium genomic DNA:
AATTATCTTCTTCACTCCACTATTTTTGCTGATATTTTTATAATGGTAAAAAGAGAAAGGAGAAAGGGAATATGCTCGCATTAAGTACATTTACCTGGATCGTTCTTTTTGCTTTATTAGCAGTAATTGTTAATGGCCTAGGTATAATAACAATTTATAAGAATAAAAAATTAGCAGAAAGAGCAAATACTTATTTTATGTGCTTTGCTGCAGGTGTCTTAATTACAGTTCCCTTAGTTCTGGTCTTTCCGGAAGCGGTGGAAAAGAATTATTCTGCTGGTCTTGCTGCCCTGGTTGGTTTTTTATTTATGTTTTTTAGTAATAGGATTATTCAACAGAGGACTAAACAGAAATCTCTGGCTTTTGGTATTACGGCAGTGGAAGGTATAGCCATACATTCCTTTGTCGATGGTGTAATATATGCGGTAACATTTAGTACCAGCATACTTACTGGTTTTTTAGCCGGAATAGGTTTGGTAGTGCATGAATTTGCTGAGGGTGTCATTACTTTTTCTGTTTTAATGGAAGGAGGTTTCAGCGGGAAAAGAGCATTTTTGTTTGCTTTTTTAATGTCAGCTTTGACCACTCCACTGGGAGCTCTGTTAGCCTATCCTGTTGTTTCTAAATTAAGCTCTTCTATTTTAGGTTTGTCTCTCGGTTTTGTGGTAGGGGTGTTAATCTATCTTTCTGCTTCCCATCTATTGCCGGAAGCAAGAGGTCATGAAAAACACCATTCCCCACTTGCTTTTGTGGCAGGTATTATTCTAGCTCTATTTATTGTTATGACCGAAACGGTCTAAGTCATTGCCAAAAAATAATTAATATTGCCCGTAAAAGATTAACTTCTTTTAAAAATTCTATTGTCATCCGCTATGCAATTCTTTTTCACTTATTGACATTTAGATGTATAATCAAATTTGAGCAATATTTGTTTAGCTGAAAGAAGGTGTTATATTGGAAGAGATAGATATCATAGAAAACCTCATTAATTTAGATTCTAAAGCGATAGAAATAAGTGAAAAGAGAAAAGAACAACTACTAGATTTGACTAATCAATACAAAGAAGAAGAGCTAAAAATTATAAAAAATTATAAGAAGCAGATTGAGGAAAAAACCCGGTATATTGTTCAAAAGATGGAACAGGAAACAGAACAAGAAGTAAATCAATTAAGATTGGAAAATAAAATTTTGTTGGAAGATATGCAGAAAAAATTTGAAAAAAACTTAAAAGGTATTATTGATGAGATAATTAAGCGAATTTTTGAGATTAACAGGGAAAATTATGGATAAGATCATAGTCTATTCAGCAATAAATACCAAGATAAGAATTTTAGAAAGAGAGTTTTTAAAAAGGCAGGATTATTTAAATCTGCTTAAAATGTTTTCTGTTGCTGAGACAGCGAGTTATTTAAAAGAAAATACTCCTTATAGAAAGCTTCTGGCTGAAATAAAGACAGATATAGTCAGCAGGCGGGATATTGAAGATATTCTAACGCTAAATATGGTTACCAATATTGACAAACTAATCTATTACTTTCGTGGTGATTATAAAAAACTGGTTCGTTCTCTTTGTATAAAATATGAGATAGAAGATTTAAAAGTACTTGCTAGAATTATTTTTAATGGTAAGGAACCCGGAGAAATCGAAAAACCACTCTCTTTTTTAGGCAAGTACAGTCAGATGGAACCTGAACAATTTTATAAAGCGAAGACAATTAGGGATTTAATATATTCACTGAAGGGATCAGAGTTTTTCGAATTTTTAATACCACTGATTGATGGCAGAAGGGAGAATCTTTTTCGTTTTGAGATGGCTTTAGATACTGGTTATTTTAATATCATTCAAAGCCGAAGATTAAAGATTTTCTCTGCAGATAGATATTTAATAAAAAAATGGGAAGGTTTGTTATCTGATTTGTATAACATTCAGTGGATATATAGGGGGAAAAAGTTTTATCAGTTATCTCCGGAAGAATTATTGAATTATACCATAAATTTTGGTGATAAATTGACTTACAAAGACCGTCAAAGAATGTGTTATGCAAAGAGCTTAGAAGAATTTTACCAGATGACATTAAATTCAGTCTATGGTTTTTTATTTAAAAAAGAAGAGATGTCAACAGATATCTATATGGAAAGACGTATAAATAGGTTTATTTTTTACAAGCTCAAGTTATTAAGTCGGAAATTTCCTCTTAGCATTATTCAAACAATTGCTTATATCTGGAAATCAGAGCTGGAAATAAAAGACATTATTTCTATTGTCGAGAGTATAAGGTATAAATTATCCAGTGAAGAAGCTAAAAAATTTTTGGTAAAAGTAGCTTAAACTGAGGGAGACTCATTTATGAGTGTAGAAGAAATGAAAATAATGGGGATTATTGGATCGAAGAATCTTTTAAACAGGGCTTTACGCTTAATTATTTTGCAAGGCAGCATGCATACGATTAATGCCTTGACCAGGGTAAATTCAGCTGATTTTTTTCTTCCACCTACCGAGAGAAATATTGAAGCCTTAGAAGAAGAACCTTTTCTAAAATCCTATACAAACAGGAGAGACTTTACCGAAGAAGAAAGAATTGTAAAGTTATTCTATGATCTTTTTGATATAAAGTCACATTTAAAGAATGAATTTTTAAGTGAAGAATATGACTATGACAATTTTATGAAGCAATTTTTAGGAATATATGATGTGTTACATTTCACTATGCTTGAGATTGAGGCTAAATTTAAAGAGATTGATAGTAAAAGGGAATTTATAAACAACCTAAAATATCTATCTAAAATCAATTTAGATATCAGCCGCTTTGCTAATATGAAATACCTGGTATTCAGGTTGATAAGGATTACCAGAGAAAATTATGATAAGCTTAAGAGGAATTATGAGAATATTCCAGCAGTCATATTGAAAGTAGCAATAGAAGGTAAATATGTTATATTGGTATCTATTACTCCGGAAACTCTGGAGGAAACCTTAGAGAAGATTTTTAGCTCACTAAATTATACAATTCTGCCTATACCTCGAGAAATGAAAGGCACTATAGCAGAGGTTTTAGAACAGCTGAATAATAGTATTGAGCAAGACCTAAAATTGATTGAATCACTGAAAAGATCAATAGAAGAGTATAAAGAGCAATATAGAGATGAATTAAAAAAGATGTATTCCAGGTTGGAAATGGAGAAAAGAATTGAAGAGGTTAAGTCAGAAGTTGCCATAGGTAAGAAATTGTTTTTTATGTTTGGTTATGTACCGATCAGTAGTGTAAATAAGTTAAAAGAAAATTTAGAAAAAAAATTGGGTAATAAATTAATCATTTTAGTAGATGACGTAAAAAAACCTTATTCGGGTACAATTCCTCCTACTAAGTTAAACAATGTAAAGCTATTTAAGCCTTTTGAGAGTTTAGTAAAAATGTATGGCATCCCATCTTATCAAGAAAAGGACCCTACTATCTTTTTTGGTTTGTCTTATATGATTATCTTTGGAGCCATGTTTGGCGATGTTGGTCAGGGACTTGTTCTACTTATAAGCGGTCTTATTTTAGAGTATATTTACCAAAAAATAGATTTTGGTGGAGTTTTAAACAGGTTAGGTTTAAGCTCAATCATTTTTGGTTTCCTATATGGCAGTGTTTTTGGGTCGGAGGAAATATTACCTGCCCTGGTTATCAGACCGATGGCTAATATTGAAAATATGCTGATTATAGCAGTATTTTTTGGCATAATACTTATTTCACTCAGTTATATATTCAATATTATAAATACTATAAAGGAAAAGAATTTGGAAGAGGGATTACTTGGACAAAATGGTCTAGCGGGATTCATCCTTTATCTTCTATTATTATATACCGTATACCAGGCTTTTATCATCCATAACGACTTGTTACCGGTTTTAATAATAATTCTACCTGTTCTTCTCTGTATTATGTTATTTAAAAAATCAATTGCCTCAAAATTATTCCATTTAAATAAAATTTACAAAAAATTATCGGCCAATGATTATATTGAAGAAGGTTTTGGCATAATAGAAATGTTACTGTCTATGCTCTCTAATACCATTTCCTTTCTCAGAGTTGGCGCTTTTGCCCTGAATCATGTTGGACTTTATATAGCCTTTCTTACCCTGGCTAATATGATGAGTAGTGCCTGGAGCAATTGGGTAGTTCTGGTAGTAGGAAATATTGTTATTCTAACACTGGAAGCCCTGATCGTATTT
This region includes:
- a CDS encoding ZIP family metal transporter, with the protein product MLALSTFTWIVLFALLAVIVNGLGIITIYKNKKLAERANTYFMCFAAGVLITVPLVLVFPEAVEKNYSAGLAALVGFLFMFFSNRIIQQRTKQKSLAFGITAVEGIAIHSFVDGVIYAVTFSTSILTGFLAGIGLVVHEFAEGVITFSVLMEGGFSGKRAFLFAFLMSALTTPLGALLAYPVVSKLSSSILGLSLGFVVGVLIYLSASHLLPEARGHEKHHSPLAFVAGIILALFIVMTETV
- a CDS encoding V-type ATPase subunit encodes the protein MDKIIVYSAINTKIRILEREFLKRQDYLNLLKMFSVAETASYLKENTPYRKLLAEIKTDIVSRRDIEDILTLNMVTNIDKLIYYFRGDYKKLVRSLCIKYEIEDLKVLARIIFNGKEPGEIEKPLSFLGKYSQMEPEQFYKAKTIRDLIYSLKGSEFFEFLIPLIDGRRENLFRFEMALDTGYFNIIQSRRLKIFSADRYLIKKWEGLLSDLYNIQWIYRGKKFYQLSPEELLNYTINFGDKLTYKDRQRMCYAKSLEEFYQMTLNSVYGFLFKKEEMSTDIYMERRINRFIFYKLKLLSRKFPLSIIQTIAYIWKSELEIKDIISIVESIRYKLSSEEAKKFLVKVA
- a CDS encoding V-type ATPase 116kDa subunit family protein; this encodes MSVEEMKIMGIIGSKNLLNRALRLIILQGSMHTINALTRVNSADFFLPPTERNIEALEEEPFLKSYTNRRDFTEEERIVKLFYDLFDIKSHLKNEFLSEEYDYDNFMKQFLGIYDVLHFTMLEIEAKFKEIDSKREFINNLKYLSKINLDISRFANMKYLVFRLIRITRENYDKLKRNYENIPAVILKVAIEGKYVILVSITPETLEETLEKIFSSLNYTILPIPREMKGTIAEVLEQLNNSIEQDLKLIESLKRSIEEYKEQYRDELKKMYSRLEMEKRIEEVKSEVAIGKKLFFMFGYVPISSVNKLKENLEKKLGNKLIILVDDVKKPYSGTIPPTKLNNVKLFKPFESLVKMYGIPSYQEKDPTIFFGLSYMIIFGAMFGDVGQGLVLLISGLILEYIYQKIDFGGVLNRLGLSSIIFGFLYGSVFGSEEILPALVIRPMANIENMLIIAVFFGIILISLSYIFNIINTIKEKNLEEGLLGQNGLAGFILYLLLLYTVYQAFIIHNDLLPVLIIILPVLLCIMLFKKSIASKLFHLNKIYKKLSANDYIEEGFGIIEMLLSMLSNTISFLRVGAFALNHVGLYIAFLTLANMMSSAWSNWVVLVVGNIVILTLEALIVFIQALRLEYYELFTKYYRGDGIEYVPLKIKRPSLQKEKKRVIFKTIVLPIDGNKSYNFVNSKTEV